From the genome of Desulfonatronum thiosulfatophilum, one region includes:
- a CDS encoding hemerythrin domain-containing protein, with protein MNKLFQMIKKDHQEVKGILGKLKASKQSDSKKREELFHTLKQELVPHMKAEEAIFYTPLMGKKEAREEAMEGMEEHHVSEMVLKELDKMPKDDDKWGAKVSVFKELVEHHIQEEESELFKAAEKAMSKDELDMMAEKVEEEKQKIKKKLK; from the coding sequence ATGAACAAGTTATTTCAGATGATTAAGAAGGACCATCAAGAGGTGAAAGGCATCCTCGGGAAACTGAAGGCGAGCAAACAAAGTGATTCCAAAAAAAGAGAAGAATTGTTTCATACCCTCAAGCAGGAGCTTGTGCCGCATATGAAGGCCGAAGAGGCCATCTTTTACACGCCGTTGATGGGGAAGAAAGAGGCCCGGGAAGAGGCCATGGAAGGTATGGAGGAGCACCATGTAAGTGAGATGGTCCTGAAAGAACTCGATAAAATGCCGAAGGACGACGACAAATGGGGCGCCAAGGTAAGCGTATTCAAGGAACTCGTGGAGCATCATATCCAGGAAGAAGAATCCGAGCTGTTCAAGGCCGCTGAAAAGGCGATGAGTAAAGATGAGCTCGATATGATGGCGGAGAAGGTTGAGGAGGAGAAGCAGAAAATCAAGAAAAAGCTGAAATAA
- a CDS encoding lactate racemase domain-containing protein codes for MVDSPQSALSRLLGSVRFPDMALIRRKLDTRELGDVAEVLAAQAGDLDLASRIAPGQSVAIAVGSRGIHRLDQVVRALGDLFRGLGAQPFIVTAMGSHGGATALGQEQVLESLGITARSMGVPVRSGVETVELGTTAQGMPVLVDALAARADHLVVVNRIKAHTKFKGPVESGLMKMLAVGLGNDLGARRLHSLAPVHGMFALIESTALTILKRGNLLCGVGLVENGVGRLHTLRILLPQEIPYQENHLLTLAKKLAPKLPFSELDVLIVDQIGKDISGTGMDTNVTGRNRDILGDFATSTQIKRIFVRDLSPGTEGNALGIGFADVTTDRVVRSLDYSKTMINALTGLSPEKAALPLHLPSDRLALAAAIHTLGAIPPGELRISRIQNTRSLERLYVSPALLQNAPADQELLHPPRPMDFIGDDLAPFPCLPVRKNILFKNAHKEE; via the coding sequence ATGGTCGACTCCCCGCAATCCGCGCTGAGCAGACTGCTTGGTTCGGTCCGATTTCCGGACATGGCCTTGATCCGCCGGAAGCTGGACACGAGGGAACTCGGCGACGTCGCCGAAGTCCTGGCCGCCCAGGCCGGCGACCTGGATCTCGCGTCCCGGATCGCTCCCGGACAATCCGTGGCCATCGCCGTCGGTAGCCGGGGCATCCACCGCTTGGACCAGGTGGTGCGCGCACTGGGCGATCTGTTCCGGGGACTGGGAGCCCAGCCGTTCATCGTCACGGCCATGGGCAGCCACGGCGGCGCCACGGCCCTGGGCCAGGAGCAGGTTCTGGAGAGTCTGGGCATCACCGCACGGTCCATGGGCGTGCCCGTCCGATCAGGGGTGGAGACAGTTGAACTTGGAACCACCGCCCAAGGGATGCCCGTGCTGGTGGACGCCCTGGCCGCGCGGGCCGATCATCTGGTGGTCGTCAACCGCATCAAGGCCCACACCAAGTTCAAAGGGCCGGTGGAAAGCGGGCTGATGAAAATGCTGGCCGTGGGTTTGGGGAACGACCTGGGTGCCCGGCGGCTGCACTCCCTGGCTCCGGTGCACGGGATGTTCGCGCTGATCGAATCCACGGCTCTGACCATCCTGAAACGCGGCAATCTGCTCTGCGGCGTGGGGCTGGTGGAAAACGGAGTGGGACGGCTGCACACGCTGCGCATCCTCCTTCCCCAGGAGATCCCTTATCAGGAAAACCACCTGTTGACCCTGGCCAAAAAGCTTGCCCCGAAACTGCCTTTTTCCGAATTGGACGTGCTGATTGTGGACCAGATCGGCAAGGACATCAGCGGCACGGGCATGGACACCAACGTCACCGGGCGCAACCGGGACATTCTCGGCGACTTTGCGACGTCCACGCAAATCAAGCGGATATTCGTGCGTGATCTCAGCCCGGGAACCGAGGGCAACGCCCTGGGCATCGGCTTTGCCGACGTGACCACGGATCGGGTGGTCCGAAGCCTGGACTACTCCAAAACGATGATCAACGCCCTGACCGGCCTCAGCCCGGAAAAGGCCGCCCTGCCCCTGCACCTGCCCTCGGACCGCCTGGCCCTGGCCGCCGCCATTCACACCTTGGGCGCAATCCCGCCGGGCGAACTGCGCATTTCCCGCATCCAAAACACCCGAAGCCTGGAACGACTGTACGTCTCGCCAGCTCTACTCCAGAACGCGCCTGCCGATCAGGAACTTCTGCATCCTCCCAGGCCCATGGATTTCATCGGCGATGATCTGGCTCCTTTTCCATGCTTGCCTGTGCGCAAAAATATTCTCTTCAAAAATGCTCACAAAGAAGAATAG
- a CDS encoding polyphenol oxidase family protein, with amino-acid sequence MGPHIGCIPFSFPGLPNIRAAFTTRRGGSSRGPYSGGNLSWEVGDAKNDVLENRNALRELAGFGHWAEARQVHGVEVLVEPNPLNLDQCADVQADGLATSRPDLALVIKTADCQPILLAHADGRHIAALHCGWRGNRQGFLQKGVRAFCDAYGFHPHEVLAVRGPSLGPGASEFVNFDLEWGEAFRKYHNPTTGNLNLWRLTKAQLLEAGLLEERIFSIDLCTYSLPETFFSYRRDKATGRQAGLIWMDPAVA; translated from the coding sequence ATGGGCCCCCACATAGGCTGCATCCCCTTTTCCTTTCCCGGATTGCCGAACATTCGTGCCGCCTTCACCACCCGCCGGGGCGGCTCGAGCCGGGGTCCCTATTCCGGGGGCAATCTGTCCTGGGAGGTGGGGGATGCAAAGAACGATGTGCTGGAAAACCGCAACGCCCTGCGGGAACTGGCGGGATTCGGGCACTGGGCCGAGGCGCGACAGGTTCACGGAGTGGAAGTTCTGGTTGAGCCGAACCCCTTGAATTTGGATCAGTGCGCCGACGTCCAGGCCGACGGCTTGGCCACTTCCCGCCCGGACCTGGCCCTGGTCATCAAGACGGCGGACTGTCAGCCCATCCTTCTGGCTCATGCCGACGGCCGCCATATTGCTGCCCTGCACTGCGGCTGGCGGGGCAACCGGCAGGGCTTTCTCCAGAAAGGTGTCCGGGCATTCTGCGACGCCTACGGCTTCCACCCGCACGAGGTGCTGGCCGTACGGGGGCCGAGTCTTGGCCCCGGCGCCAGCGAGTTCGTGAATTTCGATTTGGAGTGGGGTGAGGCTTTTCGGAAGTATCATAATCCGACAACCGGCAACCTCAATCTATGGCGCCTGACCAAGGCGCAACTGCTGGAAGCCGGTCTGCTTGAAGAACGTATTTTCAGCATTGACCTCTGCACCTACAGCCTACCGGAAACCTTTTTTTCCTATCGCCGCGATAAGGCCACCGGACGGCAAGCCGGACTGATCTGGATGGATCCTGCTGTTGCTTGA
- a CDS encoding DUF3341 domain-containing protein codes for MASKNIAVYGIYPSRPMVERAVDELKKEGFRNTDISVLFPENIGNKEFAIDKSTKAPEGATTGAGTGAVIGGGLGWLAGIGLLAIPGIGPFVAAGPIMAALAGVGAGGLVGGIAGALVGMGIPEYEANRYEGRIKQGGILLSVHADDRDWKKKAKDILERTEAEDIGSKAESRADLDATDKPYPEGEKAVPHTATAHGDPHETSAADPVSKWSKDPRTPNV; via the coding sequence ATGGCTTCAAAAAACATCGCCGTTTACGGCATTTATCCAAGCCGTCCAATGGTTGAACGGGCGGTGGACGAACTGAAGAAAGAAGGTTTTCGCAACACGGACATCTCCGTCCTTTTTCCGGAAAATATTGGGAACAAGGAATTCGCGATCGACAAGTCCACGAAAGCTCCTGAAGGGGCGACCACAGGCGCCGGGACCGGCGCGGTGATCGGGGGAGGATTGGGATGGCTGGCGGGTATCGGCTTGCTGGCCATTCCCGGTATTGGCCCCTTTGTTGCCGCGGGTCCCATTATGGCGGCCCTGGCCGGCGTCGGCGCCGGAGGACTGGTTGGGGGGATCGCCGGCGCCCTGGTGGGCATGGGGATACCTGAATACGAAGCCAATCGCTACGAAGGCCGGATCAAGCAGGGAGGGATTCTTCTCTCCGTTCATGCGGACGACCGGGACTGGAAGAAAAAGGCCAAGGACATCCTGGAGCGCACGGAGGCGGAGGATATTGGCTCCAAGGCTGAATCTCGAGCGGATCTGGATGCCACGGACAAACCCTATCCCGAGGGTGAAAAGGCTGTACCACATACCGCTACCGCCCACGGCGATCCGCACGAAACGAGTGCGGCCGATCCCGTGTCCAAATGGTCTAAAGATCCACGCACCCCCAACGTTTAG
- a CDS encoding 2-amino-3,7-dideoxy-D-threo-hept-6-ulosonate synthase, producing MHLGKQIRLERILNRNTRRAVIVPLDHGVTVGPLSGLIDMRQTLSQIAGGGANAVVMHKGLVRCGHRGSGPDIGLIIHLSASTSLSPFPNAKTLVATVEEAIRLGADGVSVHVNLGDENERVMLEDMGKVSATAASWGIPMLAMMYARGPKIVNEFDPAIVSHCARVGVELGADLVKVPYTGDMESFQRVVESCCVPVVIAGGPKMNSVRDVLRMVADSVSAGGAGLSMGRNIFQDEDPKTLLKALHGIVHDDLSVDQAMERLGRDG from the coding sequence ATGCATCTTGGAAAACAGATCAGACTGGAACGGATACTGAACCGCAACACCCGGAGAGCCGTCATTGTGCCTCTGGATCATGGCGTGACCGTGGGACCGTTGTCGGGCCTGATCGACATGCGCCAGACCCTGAGCCAGATCGCGGGCGGCGGGGCCAATGCCGTGGTCATGCACAAGGGTCTTGTGCGCTGCGGGCACCGGGGCAGCGGACCGGACATCGGCCTGATCATTCACTTATCAGCCAGCACGTCCCTCTCCCCCTTCCCCAACGCCAAAACCCTGGTTGCCACGGTGGAAGAGGCCATTCGCCTGGGCGCGGACGGCGTTTCCGTGCACGTCAACCTGGGTGATGAAAACGAGCGGGTCATGCTCGAGGACATGGGCAAGGTCAGCGCCACGGCTGCTTCCTGGGGAATTCCCATGCTGGCCATGATGTATGCAAGGGGCCCGAAAATCGTCAATGAATTCGATCCGGCTATTGTGTCCCATTGCGCCCGGGTGGGCGTGGAACTGGGCGCTGACCTGGTAAAGGTGCCCTACACCGGGGACATGGAAAGCTTCCAGCGGGTCGTCGAGTCCTGTTGCGTGCCAGTGGTCATTGCCGGCGGACCGAAGATGAACAGCGTCCGGGACGTGCTGCGCATGGTGGCCGACTCCGTCAGCGCAGGCGGCGCGGGGTTGTCCATGGGCCGGAACATCTTTCAGGACGAAGATCCGAAAACACTGCTCAAGGCGCTGCACGGCATCGTGCATGACGACCTGAGCGTGGATCAGGCCATGGAGAGGCTGGGACGCGATGGTTGA
- a CDS encoding anaerobic nitric oxide reductase flavorubredoxin — MAFQINNNVTWVGKVDWELRTFHGQEYSTHRGSSYNSYLVRDEKTALIDTVWGKFSQEFLVELQQQIPLDKIDFVIANHAETDHSGALPELMRHIPDVPIYCTANGVNSLKGHYHQDWNFQVVKTGDKLTLGSKELVFVEARLLHWPDNMMCYLTGDNILFSNDAFGQHLASEKMYNDLVDQAELFQEAIKYYANILTPFSSLVDKKIKEILELGLPVDMICPSHGVIWRKDPLQIVHQYLKWANAYAENQVTIIYDTMWDGTRRMAEAIAKGIAEANGDIDVKLYNVGKSDKNDVITEVFKSKAILVGSPTINQGILSATAAVLEEIRGLQFKNKKAAAFGCFGWSGESVKIISDRLREGGFHLVSDGIREKWNPNNEAVENCIRFGREFASSLT; from the coding sequence ATGGCTTTTCAAATCAACAACAATGTCACATGGGTCGGAAAGGTCGACTGGGAACTGCGAACATTCCATGGACAGGAATACTCCACCCATCGCGGATCAAGCTACAATTCCTATCTGGTCCGGGATGAAAAAACCGCCCTCATTGATACCGTGTGGGGCAAATTTTCCCAAGAATTCCTGGTGGAACTGCAACAGCAAATTCCCTTGGATAAGATCGACTTCGTCATCGCCAATCATGCGGAAACCGACCACAGCGGCGCTTTGCCGGAACTCATGCGCCATATCCCGGATGTTCCCATTTATTGTACCGCAAACGGCGTGAATTCCCTGAAGGGACATTATCACCAGGACTGGAATTTTCAGGTTGTCAAAACCGGCGACAAACTCACCCTTGGGTCGAAGGAGCTGGTTTTTGTTGAGGCCAGACTGTTGCACTGGCCGGACAACATGATGTGCTACCTGACAGGAGACAACATCCTCTTCAGCAATGATGCCTTTGGGCAGCATCTGGCGTCCGAAAAAATGTACAATGATCTGGTGGACCAGGCGGAACTGTTCCAGGAGGCTATTAAGTACTATGCCAACATCCTGACTCCGTTCAGTTCGCTGGTTGACAAAAAAATTAAGGAAATCTTGGAACTGGGGCTTCCGGTGGACATGATCTGTCCCAGCCATGGAGTGATCTGGCGGAAAGATCCTCTGCAGATCGTGCACCAATATCTGAAGTGGGCGAATGCCTATGCTGAGAATCAAGTCACCATCATCTACGATACCATGTGGGACGGAACCCGGAGAATGGCGGAGGCCATCGCCAAAGGAATCGCTGAAGCCAACGGCGACATTGATGTGAAGCTCTACAACGTCGGCAAGTCGGACAAGAACGACGTGATAACCGAGGTCTTCAAGTCAAAGGCAATCCTGGTCGGATCACCGACCATCAACCAGGGCATCCTTTCGGCCACCGCTGCAGTTTTGGAAGAAATAAGGGGATTGCAGTTCAAGAACAAGAAGGCCGCGGCATTTGGGTGTTTCGGCTGGAGCGGAGAATCGGTGAAAATCATCTCCGACAGACTGCGAGAGGGCGGCTTTCATTTGGTTAGTGATGGAATTCGCGAAAAGTGGAACCCCAACAATGAGGCCGTGGAGAATTGCATCCGGTTCGGCAGAGAGTTCGCATCAAGTTTAACGTAA
- a CDS encoding ATP-binding protein translates to MKCRKCKALAAVALPSHNTAFCAECYPDFFRSQVERSIHRHKMIAPQERVLVAVSGGKDSLALIMQLQELGHDVHGLHVDLDIPDSSPEARRVCETFCESLNVPLTVVELRREGLSIPLVKSKIKRPICSVCGKLKRYYFNKFAIENNFSVLATGHNLDDEVSRLFANTVRWDSAYLSDQGPLLPATAGFASKIKPLYRLTEFEIANFCFLRGIEHVTAPCPYSAKASFPIYKGLWSDLETRMSGAKVQFYENFLRDGRPVFAAWADRKESALVACSSCGYPTSAETCGVCRIKNMVGQEQEA, encoded by the coding sequence ATGAAATGCCGCAAATGCAAAGCCCTGGCCGCCGTTGCGCTGCCCAGCCACAACACCGCGTTCTGCGCCGAATGCTATCCGGATTTCTTTCGGTCCCAGGTGGAACGATCCATTCATCGCCACAAGATGATCGCGCCCCAGGAGCGGGTTCTGGTCGCCGTAAGCGGAGGCAAGGATTCCCTGGCGCTGATCATGCAACTTCAGGAGCTTGGCCATGACGTGCACGGCCTGCACGTGGATCTGGACATCCCGGACTCGTCTCCTGAAGCACGTCGGGTCTGCGAAACCTTTTGCGAATCTCTGAATGTACCGCTGACGGTTGTCGAGCTGCGCCGCGAGGGGCTGTCCATTCCCCTGGTCAAATCCAAGATCAAGCGCCCGATATGTTCGGTGTGCGGCAAGTTGAAAAGATACTATTTCAACAAGTTTGCCATTGAGAACAACTTCTCCGTCCTGGCCACGGGGCACAATCTGGACGACGAGGTCAGCCGGCTTTTCGCGAACACTGTGCGCTGGGATTCCGCCTACCTGAGCGACCAGGGACCGCTTCTGCCCGCAACCGCCGGATTCGCATCCAAGATCAAGCCGCTGTATCGCCTTACTGAATTCGAGATCGCCAATTTCTGCTTCCTGCGCGGTATCGAACATGTCACGGCCCCCTGCCCGTACAGTGCCAAGGCGAGTTTTCCCATATACAAGGGCCTGTGGTCCGATCTCGAAACGCGGATGTCCGGAGCCAAGGTCCAGTTTTACGAAAACTTCCTGCGTGACGGCCGTCCGGTTTTCGCGGCCTGGGCGGATCGAAAGGAGAGTGCATTAGTGGCCTGCTCCAGTTGCGGTTATCCCACTTCCGCGGAAACATGCGGCGTTTGCAGGATCAAGAACATGGTCGGGCAGGAGCAAGAGGCATGA
- the mltG gene encoding endolytic transglycosylase MltG produces MVDHPSTFPSAGENDPVIPSPRGRGRRWLGKLLLLLLALLILVGGLAAWDVYRFLHVPPQEPGESRIVTITPGMSMVRISSLLEEEGVVTSGLRFRLYAQAMGQAASVQAGEFALHTSWLPERVLDVLTSGRVYLHRLQVPEGLTWWQVGQLVEQSGLADFESFARAVADPDVLRKHHIQGKNAEGFLFPETYFLPRPRNKDARPIVEMMLRSFWRVADEQLWPEGRPSWDVVRETVILASLVERETGLAEERERIAGVFANRLRIGMRLQCDPTVIYGLGPDFSGPLLRVHLEDAANPYNTYAHSGLPPGPIASPGLASMRAVLEPEQHNLFYFVSAGDGSHNFSRTLEEHNRAVRQFRMLRRN; encoded by the coding sequence ATGGTTGATCATCCCAGCACTTTTCCATCAGCCGGAGAAAACGATCCCGTCATTCCCTCCCCCCGCGGGAGAGGGCGTCGATGGCTGGGCAAGCTCCTGCTTTTACTGCTGGCACTCCTGATCCTGGTTGGCGGCCTGGCAGCCTGGGATGTCTACCGTTTTCTGCACGTTCCTCCTCAGGAACCCGGAGAGAGCCGGATCGTGACCATCACACCGGGCATGTCCATGGTCCGCATCAGCAGTCTTCTCGAAGAGGAGGGCGTGGTTACCAGTGGGCTGCGTTTTCGCCTCTACGCCCAGGCCATGGGACAGGCGGCTTCGGTTCAAGCCGGGGAGTTCGCCTTGCATACCTCATGGCTGCCTGAAAGGGTTTTGGACGTACTGACTTCCGGGCGGGTATATCTGCACCGGTTGCAGGTGCCGGAAGGATTGACCTGGTGGCAGGTCGGGCAGCTCGTGGAGCAATCAGGTCTGGCCGATTTTGAGAGTTTCGCCCGGGCCGTGGCTGATCCGGACGTCCTGCGAAAACATCATATCCAGGGAAAGAACGCCGAAGGATTTCTTTTTCCGGAAACCTACTTCCTGCCGCGGCCCCGCAACAAGGACGCCCGGCCCATCGTGGAAATGATGCTCAGGTCTTTTTGGCGGGTGGCGGATGAGCAGCTATGGCCGGAAGGTAGGCCGTCCTGGGATGTGGTCCGGGAAACGGTGATCCTGGCCTCCCTGGTGGAAAGAGAGACCGGATTGGCAGAGGAGAGAGAACGCATAGCCGGTGTCTTTGCCAACAGATTGCGGATCGGCATGCGCCTGCAGTGCGATCCCACGGTCATCTACGGTTTGGGACCGGATTTCTCCGGACCACTCCTGAGGGTCCATTTGGAGGACGCCGCCAACCCCTACAACACCTATGCGCATTCGGGCCTGCCACCCGGCCCCATCGCCTCTCCGGGCCTGGCGTCCATGAGGGCCGTGCTGGAGCCGGAACAGCACAATCTGTTCTATTTCGTCTCCGCTGGAGACGGGTCACACAACTTCAGCCGGACCCTGGAAGAACACAACCGGGCTGTGCGCCAATTCCGGATGCTGCGCCGAAACTAG
- the thiC gene encoding phosphomethylpyrimidine synthase ThiC codes for MSWTTQMDAARKGIITPQMRIVADKENMALETLVQRMAQGTVIIPANRNHAHLDPEGVGLGLRTKINVNLGISKDACDMDLEMEKVRHALRLGAEAIMDLSCFGKTREFRQALIAESRAMIGTVPIYDAVGFYDKNLSDISADEFFDVVQAHVDDGVDFLTIHCGLNRLTAERIEKTQRLTSLVSRGGSLLYAWMKENNAENPFYEHYDRLLEICAQHDVTLSLGDGCRPGSLHDATDAVQVQEMIVLGELTRRAWERNVQVMIEGPGHMALNEIAANMVLEKRLCHGAPFYVLGPLVTDVAPGYDHITSAIGGAVAGAAGADFLCYVTPAEHLRLPTLDDMKEGIMAARIAAHAADIAKGIPGARDWDDKMSKARADLDWEAMFNLALDPEKARAYRESSRPAHEDSCTMCGKMCAVRTMKRLKEGKDIRLDD; via the coding sequence ATGAGCTGGACCACCCAGATGGACGCGGCCCGCAAGGGTATCATCACCCCGCAGATGCGTATCGTGGCGGACAAGGAAAACATGGCGCTGGAGACCCTGGTCCAGCGCATGGCCCAGGGTACGGTGATCATACCGGCGAACCGCAACCACGCCCACCTCGATCCGGAAGGCGTCGGGCTGGGCCTGCGCACCAAGATCAACGTCAACCTCGGCATTTCCAAGGACGCCTGCGACATGGACCTGGAAATGGAAAAGGTCCGTCACGCCCTGCGCCTGGGAGCCGAGGCGATCATGGACCTGAGCTGCTTCGGCAAGACCCGCGAGTTCCGCCAGGCGCTGATCGCCGAGTCCCGGGCCATGATCGGCACGGTGCCCATCTACGACGCCGTGGGATTCTACGACAAGAACTTGTCCGACATCAGCGCGGACGAGTTTTTCGACGTGGTCCAGGCCCATGTGGACGACGGCGTGGATTTCCTGACCATCCACTGCGGATTGAACAGGCTGACCGCCGAACGGATCGAGAAAACCCAGCGCCTGACTTCGCTGGTTTCCCGGGGCGGCTCGCTGCTCTACGCCTGGATGAAGGAGAACAACGCCGAAAATCCCTTCTACGAGCATTACGACCGGCTGCTGGAGATCTGCGCGCAGCACGACGTCACCTTGAGCCTGGGCGACGGCTGCCGGCCCGGATCATTGCACGACGCCACGGACGCGGTCCAGGTCCAGGAAATGATCGTCCTCGGCGAGCTGACCAGGCGGGCCTGGGAGCGCAACGTGCAGGTGATGATCGAAGGTCCCGGCCACATGGCCCTGAACGAGATCGCCGCGAACATGGTCCTGGAAAAACGGCTCTGCCACGGCGCGCCGTTCTACGTGCTCGGCCCTCTGGTCACGGACGTAGCCCCCGGCTACGACCACATCACCAGCGCCATCGGCGGAGCCGTGGCCGGCGCCGCCGGCGCGGATTTCCTGTGCTACGTCACTCCGGCCGAACACCTGCGCCTGCCCACGCTGGACGACATGAAGGAAGGAATCATGGCCGCCCGCATCGCGGCCCATGCCGCGGACATCGCCAAGGGCATCCCGGGCGCGCGGGACTGGGACGACAAGATGTCCAAGGCCCGGGCCGACCTGGACTGGGAGGCCATGTTCAACCTGGCCCTGGACCCGGAAAAAGCCCGCGCCTACCGGGAATCCTCCCGCCCGGCCCATGAGGATTCATGCACCATGTGCGGCAAGATGTGCGCCGTGCGAACCATGAAACGCCTCAAGGAGGGCAAAGACATCCGGCTGGATGATTGA
- a CDS encoding DUF3096 domain-containing protein yields the protein MQINVTAEPIVSIIAGILILIFPRVLNYIVAIYLIIFGILRLIN from the coding sequence ATGCAAATAAACGTAACGGCTGAACCGATTGTTTCCATCATCGCGGGGATTTTGATCCTGATCTTTCCCAGAGTGTTGAATTACATTGTCGCCATCTATCTGATTATCTTTGGCATACTCAGGTTGATAAACTGA
- the thiE gene encoding thiamine phosphate synthase has translation MNNPLHAVDLYCLTSEEHSLGRSNVAVVQAMLDAGVKLVQYREKYKHAGEKLRECELIREMTRKAGALFLVNDDVAVAQAVDADGVHVGQDDLPVPVVRRLLGPGKIIGLSTHSPEQARAAVEAGADYIGVGPIYATRTKKDVCAPVGLEYLEWVAANLTIPFVVIGGIKEHNIAEVKRRGAGCVAMITEIVGHEDIAGQIRTLRNRMHSTFQEIGS, from the coding sequence ATGAACAATCCGCTGCACGCCGTTGATCTCTACTGCCTAACCAGCGAGGAGCACTCCCTGGGGCGATCCAACGTGGCCGTGGTCCAGGCCATGCTGGACGCCGGAGTGAAGCTGGTCCAGTACCGCGAAAAATACAAACATGCTGGTGAAAAGCTCCGGGAATGCGAGCTCATTCGGGAGATGACCCGCAAGGCCGGTGCGCTGTTTCTGGTCAATGACGACGTGGCCGTGGCCCAGGCCGTGGATGCGGACGGGGTGCACGTGGGGCAGGACGATCTGCCCGTGCCCGTGGTCCGCCGCCTGCTCGGTCCGGGCAAGATCATCGGCCTGTCCACGCATTCTCCGGAACAGGCCAGGGCCGCGGTGGAGGCAGGGGCGGACTATATCGGCGTCGGGCCGATTTACGCCACCAGGACGAAAAAGGACGTCTGCGCTCCCGTGGGCCTGGAGTACCTGGAATGGGTCGCGGCCAACCTGACCATTCCCTTCGTGGTCATCGGCGGGATCAAGGAACACAACATCGCGGAAGTAAAGCGGCGCGGCGCAGGCTGCGTGGCCATGATCACGGAAATCGTCGGTCACGAGGATATTGCCGGCCAGATCCGGACTTTGCGCAATCGCATGCACTCAACCTTTCAGGAGATCGGATCATGA
- a CDS encoding MoaD/ThiS family protein, with translation MISVRLEPKGREIEITKASTVLQLLRQLGLGPNAALVIRNKELLTPDRRINAGDTIIVRGVSSRG, from the coding sequence ATGATTTCCGTTCGTTTGGAACCCAAGGGCAGGGAGATAGAGATCACCAAAGCCTCCACGGTCCTGCAGTTGCTCCGTCAACTCGGGCTCGGCCCCAATGCGGCACTCGTCATCCGCAACAAGGAGTTGCTCACCCCGGATCGCCGAATCAACGCCGGAGACACAATCATCGTCCGCGGCGTGTCATCAAGAGGGTAA
- a CDS encoding response regulator, with protein MAKGKILVVDDEHHIRLLYQEELQVEDYEVVTSDGSENILEVLSREKPQVVVLDIKLEGNRSGLDLLQEIRSQDQSIPVILCTAYDSFQHDLKSIAADFYVVKSVDLTELKSKVEQALKKAEKQSGSSSGEAQPSYF; from the coding sequence ATGGCCAAGGGAAAAATACTCGTAGTCGACGATGAACATCATATTCGCCTGCTATATCAGGAAGAACTCCAGGTAGAAGACTATGAAGTGGTCACTTCGGATGGTTCGGAGAATATTTTAGAGGTCTTGTCCCGGGAAAAACCGCAAGTGGTGGTCCTGGACATCAAGCTGGAGGGAAATCGATCAGGTCTGGATCTGTTGCAGGAAATCCGCAGTCAAGATCAATCCATTCCCGTTATTCTGTGCACGGCTTACGACAGCTTTCAGCACGATCTGAAATCCATTGCCGCTGATTTTTACGTGGTCAAGTCCGTGGACCTGACAGAATTGAAAAGCAAGGTGGAACAAGCTCTCAAAAAGGCGGAGAAACAATCCGGTTCCTCTTCAGGAGAGGCACAGCCCTCGTACTTTTGA